The Pseudarthrobacter sp. BIM B-2242 region GTGCCGGACCATGTTCATGTCGTGTTCGACGAACAGGACCGTCATGCCTTCGGATTTGAGGTTCTTGATGTGGTCCAGCAGGGACTGGGTGAGGGCGGGATTCACGCCGGCCATGGGCTCGTCCAGCATCACGAGCTTTGGCCGGACCATCAGGGAACGTGCCATCTCCAGCAGCTTGCGCTGGCCTCCGGAGAGGGAAGCGGCGTAGTCATCCTTCTTGGCGTCGAGCTTGAATTTCTCCAGCAGGACATTGGCCTGCGCGGTGATTTCCTTCTCGCGGCCGCCCCACATGCCCTTGAACAGGGCCTTGGACAGCCGCTCGCCGGGCTGGTCCGCAGCGCCGAGGCGCATGTTCTCCATAACAGTGAGCTTGCCCATGACCTTGGTCAGCTGGAAGGTCCGCACCATGCCCAGCCTGGCGAGCTTGTAGGAGGAGACGCCGGCGATGCTGTGGCCTTCGAACTGCCATTTGCCGGAGTTGGGGCTGTCAAAACCCGTCAGCAGGTTGAATAGCGTGGTCTTGCCGGCGCCGTTGGGTCCAATGAGGGCGGTGATCTTGTGCCGCGGAATTTCGAGGTACTCCACATCCACGGCGTTGATGCCACCGAAGCTGCGGCTGATGTTCTCGGCCACAACGATCGGATCCCGCTTCCTGCAGCCGGGCCCTGTTTCGTCAGCTGCAATGGGCCGGGTGTCGGTCATGAAGTCGACGTTTTCCTGTTTTGATACTGCACTCTGCTCGCTCATGCGAATGCAAGCTC contains the following coding sequences:
- a CDS encoding ABC transporter ATP-binding protein; protein product: MSEQSAVSKQENVDFMTDTRPIAADETGPGCRKRDPIVVAENISRSFGGINAVDVEYLEIPRHKITALIGPNGAGKTTLFNLLTGFDSPNSGKWQFEGHSIAGVSSYKLARLGMVRTFQLTKVMGKLTVMENMRLGAADQPGERLSKALFKGMWGGREKEITAQANVLLEKFKLDAKKDDYAASLSGGQRKLLEMARSLMVRPKLVMLDEPMAGVNPALTQSLLDHIKNLKSEGMTVLFVEHDMNMVRHIADWVVVMAEGKIVAEGPPTEVMKNPAVIDAYLGAHHDVDLGDAEGIKELEAELEADEESIVGTENAGIIAPENVARLEERDGK